In one Magallana gigas chromosome 9, xbMagGiga1.1, whole genome shotgun sequence genomic region, the following are encoded:
- the LOC105320312 gene encoding arrestin domain-containing protein 17 codes for MEQLEKFQIIFNNPSAIYNAGDTVYGYGWAVFKEPLHVQTVCMEAIGEARVEWMSSSDIQASDEEVFNYTTVLPIKGEDKNSQGAMLHEGSHYFPFEFTLPSHLPSSFKGKHGRLRYFVRMTICTSGGPHPTRTSKFGVQGSLDLNGEPNAALSVENDTFEPLGSWCCVSGTVTAKLRLEKKGYTVKESVPVCAEIKNLSSRRISSTSVSLIQNVTYYSYRGRFSETTKLVTIHKGGVGPRGKQTWQKELLSIPTTPPSHLHGCKIIDIQYCIELAIKPSGFGRKVKIPVDITIGTVPIQEPQTQKTSYHPLPSIVKDDVIPFPFFELGRSPSQLISQYMLPTAPPWEEDDDIP; via the exons ATGGAGCAACTGGAGAAGTTTCAGATCATCTTCAACAATCCGTCTGCCATCTACAATGCCGGTGACACAGTGTATGGGTATGGCTGGGCAGTGTTCAAGGAACCTCTACACGTACAGA CTGTATGTATGGAGGCCATTGGTGAGGCGCGTGTGGAGTGGATGAGTTCCAGTGACATCCAGGCGTCGGATGAAGAAGTGTTCAACTACACAACAGTCCTTCCCATCAAAG gTGAGGACAAGAACAGTCAGGGTGCTATGTTACATGAGGGTTCTCACTACTTCCCGTTCGAGTTCACGCTACCGTCTCATCTTCCATCGTCTTTCAAGGGTAAACACGGTCGTCTGCGATACTTTGTCCGGATGACGATCTGTACGTCGGGTGGCCCACATCCGACACGCACCAGTAAATTCGGAGTTCAGGGGTCACTTGATCTGAATGGGGAACCTAATGCCGCT cttTCGGTAGAGAATGACACATTTGAGCCCCTGGGGTCTTGGTGCTGTGTATCGGGGACGGTGACCGCCAAGCTTCGCTTGGAGAAGAAGGGCTACACAGTGAAGGAATCAGTCCCCGTGTGTGCCGAAATCAAAAACCTCAGCAGTCGACGAATTAGCTCAACATCAGTCTCGTTGATACAG AATGTGACCTACTATTCATACCGAGGCCGATTTTCCGAAACAACCAAACTGGTGACCATTCATAAAGGTGGGGTGGGGCCGCGGGGGAAACAGACGTGGCAGAAAGAGCTCCTCAGTATCCCCACCACCCCACCCTCCCATCTCCACGGCTGTAAAATTATAGATATACAATACTGTATAGAG TTGGCTATCAAGCCGTCAGGGTTTGGTAGGAAGGTCAAGATCCCGGTGGACATCACAATTGGCACGGTGCCAATCCAAGAGCCCCAGACCCAGAAGACGTCTTACCACCCCCTCCCGTCCATAGTCAAGGATGACGTAATCCCCTTCCCGTTCTTTGAGCTCGGGAGAAGTCCTAGTCAGTTAATAAGTCAGTACATGCTTCCGACGGCCCCTCCCTGGGAAGAGGATGACGATATCCCATGA